A genome region from Cyprinus carpio isolate SPL01 chromosome B23, ASM1834038v1, whole genome shotgun sequence includes the following:
- the LOC109048670 gene encoding proteasomal ubiquitin receptor ADRM1-like isoform X1: MSSGALFPSLVSGSRSSSSKYLVEFRAGKMTLKGSTVTPDKRKGSVYIQQTDDSLIHFCWKDRTSGTVEDDLIIFPDDCEFKRVNQCTTGRVYVLKFKAGSKRLFFWMQEPKTDKDEEYCRKVNEYLNNPPIPGALGSGGGGGHELSALGGEGGLQSLLGNMSHNQLMQLIGPTGLGGLGALAGPGLAGLLGSGGPAASSSTSSSRSQSAAATPSSGTAARPSSTQAPTTPVTPAATSTSSPTVTPTTPAAQTPSVPAGPPSSTQPIQLSDLQSILATMNVPAMAAEGPGVDLASVLTPDVMAPILANSEVQQRLLPYLPSGESLPQSAEEIQTTLTSPQFQQAMSMFSSALASGQLGPLMNQFGLPSEAVDAANKGDVEAFAKAMEGSDSKTGDGDSKDKKDDDEDMSLD, translated from the exons ATGTCGTCTGGAGCTCTGTTCCCCAGCCTGGTCTCTGGCTCCCGCAGCTCGTCCAGTAAATATCTGGTTGAGTTCAGGGCCGGTAAGATGACCCTGAAGGGCAGCACAGTGACCCCCGACAAGCGCAAAGGCTCCGTCTACATCCAGCAGACAGACGACTCGCTCATCCACTTCTGCTGGAAGGACAGGACCTCTGGAACTGTGGAGGAT GATCTGATAATATTCCCGGATGACTGTGAGTTCAAGCGGGTGAACCAGTGCACTACAGGACGCGTGTATGTGCTGAAGTTCAAGGCCGGCTCTAAAAGGCTGTTCTTTTGGATGCAG GAGCCAAAAACGGATAAAGATGAGGAGTACTGTCGCAAAGTCAACGAGTACCTGAACAACCCCCCCATTCCAGGCGCTCTGGGCAGCGGAGGAGGTGGTGGCCATGAGCTCTCTGCACTGGGTG GAGAAGGTGGTCTGCAAAGCCTCCTGGGTAATATGAGTCACAATCAACTCATGCAGCTGATTGGACCAACAGGACTGGGTGGACTTG GTGCTCTGGCTGGTCCAGGTCTGGCCGGTCTGTTGGGTAGTGGAGGTCCTGCTGCCAGCAGCTCAACCTCGAG CTCCCGCAGCCAATCGGCAGCAGCCACTCCCTCCTCTGGAACGGCCGCCCGTCCCAGCTCCACCCAGGCACCCACCACACCCGTCACCCCTGCTGCTACCTCCACCAGCTCTCCCACGGTGACCCCCACCACCCCTGCTGCCCAGACTCCCTCCGTACCTGCGGGACCCCCCTCCAGCACACAGCCCATCCAGCTGAGTGACCTCCAGAGCATCCTGGCCACCATGAACGTGCCTGCCATGGCCGCAGAGGGGCCGGGAG TGGACTTGGCGAGTGTGTTGACCCCTGATGTCATGGCTCCTATCCTGGCTAACTCTGAAGTCCAGCAGAGACTGCTGCCGTACCTGCCATCAGGAGAGTCGCTCCCGCAGAGCGCCGAAGAGATCCAGACCACGCTGACCTCTCCACAGTTCCAGCAG gCGATGAGTATGTTCAGCAGTGCTCTGGCCAGCGGTCAGCTCGGCCCTCTCATGAACCAGTTTGGTCTGCCTTCTGAAGCAGTGGACGCCGCTAACAAAGGAG ATGTGGAGGCGTTCGCTAAGGCCATGGAGGGCAGTGATAGCAAGACAGGTGACGGCGATTCCAAAGACAAGAAAGATGATGACGAGGACATGAGCTTGGATTAG
- the LOC109048670 gene encoding proteasomal ubiquitin receptor ADRM1-like isoform X2, whose product MSSGALFPSLVSGSRSSSSKYLVEFRAGKMTLKGSTVTPDKRKGSVYIQQTDDSLIHFCWKDRTSGTVEDDLIIFPDDCEFKRVNQCTTGRVYVLKFKAGSKRLFFWMQEPKTDKDEEYCRKVNEYLNNPPIPGALGSGGGGGHELSALGEGGLQSLLGNMSHNQLMQLIGPTGLGGLGALAGPGLAGLLGSGGPAASSSTSSSRSQSAAATPSSGTAARPSSTQAPTTPVTPAATSTSSPTVTPTTPAAQTPSVPAGPPSSTQPIQLSDLQSILATMNVPAMAAEGPGVDLASVLTPDVMAPILANSEVQQRLLPYLPSGESLPQSAEEIQTTLTSPQFQQAMSMFSSALASGQLGPLMNQFGLPSEAVDAANKGDVEAFAKAMEGSDSKTGDGDSKDKKDDDEDMSLD is encoded by the exons ATGTCGTCTGGAGCTCTGTTCCCCAGCCTGGTCTCTGGCTCCCGCAGCTCGTCCAGTAAATATCTGGTTGAGTTCAGGGCCGGTAAGATGACCCTGAAGGGCAGCACAGTGACCCCCGACAAGCGCAAAGGCTCCGTCTACATCCAGCAGACAGACGACTCGCTCATCCACTTCTGCTGGAAGGACAGGACCTCTGGAACTGTGGAGGAT GATCTGATAATATTCCCGGATGACTGTGAGTTCAAGCGGGTGAACCAGTGCACTACAGGACGCGTGTATGTGCTGAAGTTCAAGGCCGGCTCTAAAAGGCTGTTCTTTTGGATGCAG GAGCCAAAAACGGATAAAGATGAGGAGTACTGTCGCAAAGTCAACGAGTACCTGAACAACCCCCCCATTCCAGGCGCTCTGGGCAGCGGAGGAGGTGGTGGCCATGAGCTCTCTGCACTGGGTG AAGGTGGTCTGCAAAGCCTCCTGGGTAATATGAGTCACAATCAACTCATGCAGCTGATTGGACCAACAGGACTGGGTGGACTTG GTGCTCTGGCTGGTCCAGGTCTGGCCGGTCTGTTGGGTAGTGGAGGTCCTGCTGCCAGCAGCTCAACCTCGAG CTCCCGCAGCCAATCGGCAGCAGCCACTCCCTCCTCTGGAACGGCCGCCCGTCCCAGCTCCACCCAGGCACCCACCACACCCGTCACCCCTGCTGCTACCTCCACCAGCTCTCCCACGGTGACCCCCACCACCCCTGCTGCCCAGACTCCCTCCGTACCTGCGGGACCCCCCTCCAGCACACAGCCCATCCAGCTGAGTGACCTCCAGAGCATCCTGGCCACCATGAACGTGCCTGCCATGGCCGCAGAGGGGCCGGGAG TGGACTTGGCGAGTGTGTTGACCCCTGATGTCATGGCTCCTATCCTGGCTAACTCTGAAGTCCAGCAGAGACTGCTGCCGTACCTGCCATCAGGAGAGTCGCTCCCGCAGAGCGCCGAAGAGATCCAGACCACGCTGACCTCTCCACAGTTCCAGCAG gCGATGAGTATGTTCAGCAGTGCTCTGGCCAGCGGTCAGCTCGGCCCTCTCATGAACCAGTTTGGTCTGCCTTCTGAAGCAGTGGACGCCGCTAACAAAGGAG ATGTGGAGGCGTTCGCTAAGGCCATGGAGGGCAGTGATAGCAAGACAGGTGACGGCGATTCCAAAGACAAGAAAGATGATGACGAGGACATGAGCTTGGATTAG